One Clupea harengus chromosome 11, Ch_v2.0.2, whole genome shotgun sequence DNA window includes the following coding sequences:
- the LOC105891777 gene encoding E3 ubiquitin-protein ligase TRIM35-like, which yields MASKSFLPEEDFTCPVCFDIFKDPVLLLCSHSFCKVCLQKFWREKKSKECPVCRKKSSMDNPPLNLSLKNLSESFLKEKSQRASGGSEVLCSLHGERHKLFCLEDKQPICVVCQASRKHSGHQFLPIDEAALDYKEQLKAVLKPLQDKVKEFEEVKKTFDQTASHIKVQAHQSEKQIKKEFKKLHQFLKDEEDARIRALKEEEKQKSFIMKEKIQELSKEMSILSDTITAIEKQMVAEDIILLQRVSGALIDVAKHLGNLKFRVWEKMKDIVRFTPVVLDPNTANPSLFISEDLTSFKMINSTKTVPNNPERFNVSECVLGSEGFNSGSHSWDVEVGDSTCWYVGVTPESNQRKGDTFTWGRVWCVGFGGGFIGHVHLLKQNLHTLRVHLDLDKGQVSFSDPIKNTHLHTFKHTFAEKVLPFFYSRSSPLSILTLKPSVTIEQRRLC from the exons ATGGCATCTAAAAGCTTTCTACCTGAAGAGGatttcacctgtcctgtttgctTTGACATTTTCAAGGATCCCGTCCTTCTTTTGTGTAGTCACAGCTTCTGCAAAGTCTGCCTTCAGAAgttctggagagagaagaaatctaAGGAGTGTCCAGTTTGTAGAAAAAAATCTTCAATGGACAATCCACCACTGAATTTGTCTTTGAAGAACTTATCTGAGTCTTTCCTGAAGGAGAAGAGTCAGAGGGCTTCAGGAGGGTCTGAAGtactctgcagtctgcacggtGAGAGACACAAGCTGttctgtctggaggataaacagcccatatgtgtggtgtgtcaggCTTCCAGGAAACACTCAGGACACCAATTCCTTCCCATAGATGAAGCTGCACTAGATTATAAA GAACAGCTCAAGGCTGTACTGAAACCCCTGCAAGATAAAGTGAAAGAATTTGAAGAAGTGAAGAAAACATTTGACCAAACAGCCAGTCACATTAAG GTCCAGGCCCATCAGTCAGAGAAGCAGATCAAGAAGGAGTTTAAGAagcttcatcagtttctgaaagatgaagaggatgCCAGAATAAGAGCActaaaggaggaagagaagcagaAGAGTTTTATTATGAAAGAGAAGATTCAAGAATTGAGCAAGGAGATGTCCATTCTTTCAGATACAATAACCGCCATTGAAAAGCAGATGGTTGCTGAAGACATAATCCTCTTGCAG AgagtttcaggagctctgattgatgtggcaaagcacctgggcaacctgaagttcagagtctgggagaagatgaaggacatAGTTCGGTTCA CTCCTGTAGTGTTGGACCCAAACACTGCAAACCCATCGCTCTTCatttctgaggatctgaccagcttTAAAATGATAAATTCTACAAAGACAGTCCCCAACAATCCAGAAAGATTTaatgtcagtgaatgtgtcctgggctctgagggcttcaaCTCAGGGTCACACTCCTGGGATGTTGAAGTTGGAGACAGTACATGCTGGTATGTGGGTGTGACCCCAGAGTCCAACCAGAGGAAGGGGGACACCTTCACATGGgggagagtgtggtgtgtggggttTGGAGGGGGGTTTATAGGGCATGTGCATTTATTGAAACAgaacctccacacactcagagtgcatCTGGATTTGGATAAAGGACAGGTGTCATTCTCTGATCCTATaaaaaatacacacttacacactttcaaacacacattcgcTGAGAAAGTCCTTCCCTTCTTCTACAGCCGCAGTTCACCACTGAGTATTTTAACACTGAAGCCCTCGGTGACCATTGAACAACGCAGACTATGTTGA